One region of Mucilaginibacter sp. 14171R-50 genomic DNA includes:
- a CDS encoding SMEK domain-containing protein: MNRQKSLTRIAELLGRFTTEVGLLNAANLYDINIHAENVLIPLIKLAYGLDMVNANYTKGKNFSAVDLIDNKNRVAFQVTSTADNEKIKHTLNQFIKHERYLSYDILFVYIIGNKQSAYTGKGHAEIVQDKLAFDKDEHIIDNNDLFKKISGIVSLQQISAIEQFLEEEFSEQKIEFRKKALENPASVKHTEHVYFNLIEANIPETLYIADIAIDREAIIKESWTTEYKLKMDASPRKVLRRAIDLAGLTRIADWHVTGNQLLTFRNLHDPAEPLRNFIDQGTITPLKPKEYWTIDADHQRSFTSILNFSLQQLLSHKAIHYIGEDDIYRYQPEGKIVKQRTVEWKKTKRAKRTVIFELFDKNKEQIVCFRHFSFEAKFNLYDEQWYLSVNPTWSFTSNGYKKSGLAKYYAPGLKRLENNNTIYYGFRFISYCLTHNILSDEITFPYLTFNTPFFDEVLTDTEVVEIDENVPEDTPLE; this comes from the coding sequence ATGAATCGCCAGAAAAGTTTAACCCGTATCGCAGAATTGTTAGGAAGATTTACCACGGAAGTCGGTTTGTTGAATGCGGCTAATTTGTATGATATCAATATCCACGCAGAAAATGTGTTGATCCCGTTGATCAAATTAGCTTATGGCTTGGATATGGTGAATGCGAATTATACGAAAGGAAAGAATTTTTCTGCCGTCGACCTTATCGATAACAAAAACCGCGTTGCATTTCAGGTTACCTCCACAGCGGATAACGAAAAGATCAAGCATACGTTAAATCAATTCATTAAGCATGAACGCTATTTAAGTTATGACATTCTTTTCGTATATATTATCGGCAACAAGCAATCCGCCTATACCGGAAAAGGCCATGCGGAAATTGTACAGGATAAACTTGCCTTTGACAAGGACGAACATATTATTGATAATAATGATCTCTTTAAAAAGATCAGCGGTATTGTATCATTACAGCAAATTTCTGCGATCGAACAGTTTTTAGAAGAAGAGTTTAGCGAACAAAAAATAGAGTTTAGGAAAAAGGCGCTGGAAAATCCGGCATCGGTTAAGCATACGGAACATGTTTACTTCAATTTAATCGAAGCTAATATTCCGGAAACGCTATATATCGCAGATATAGCCATCGATCGGGAAGCGATCATTAAGGAATCCTGGACGACGGAGTATAAGCTAAAAATGGACGCATCACCTCGTAAAGTCCTGCGCCGGGCGATTGACCTGGCCGGATTAACCCGTATCGCAGATTGGCACGTCACTGGCAATCAATTACTGACTTTTCGAAATCTTCATGACCCGGCGGAGCCTTTAAGAAATTTTATCGATCAAGGCACGATCACACCCCTCAAACCCAAAGAGTACTGGACAATCGACGCCGATCATCAGCGCAGTTTTACCAGCATCTTGAACTTTTCACTGCAACAGTTGCTGAGTCATAAAGCGATCCATTACATCGGGGAAGATGATATTTACCGCTACCAGCCCGAGGGTAAAATCGTTAAACAAAGAACGGTTGAATGGAAAAAAACCAAGCGTGCAAAGCGCACCGTTATTTTTGAATTATTCGATAAGAACAAAGAACAGATTGTCTGTTTTCGTCATTTCAGTTTTGAAGCCAAGTTTAATTTATATGACGAGCAATGGTATCTTTCGGTAAACCCAACCTGGAGTTTCACCAGCAATGGGTATAAGAAAAGCGGGCTCGCTAAATATTATGCTCCGGGTCTAAAGCGGCTGGAAAATAATAATACAATTTACTACGGCTTTCGATTTATTAGCTATTGTTTAACACACAATATTTTATCTGATGAAATAACCTTTCCTTATTTAACTTTCAATACACCGTTCTTTGATGAGGTGCTCACCGATACCGAGGTAGTTGAAATTGATGAGAACGTACCGGAAGACACCCCATTAGAATAA
- a CDS encoding SagB/ThcOx family dehydrogenase has product MNYNKLVMLNPTPKQHEELVPGFNYPIKSRIKLARPENNAADFFELIRQRSSIRTFKKLKPGDLDQLLWYSAKAFSVDINDRGYILSHRPVPSAGARHPIDILVCLDVSRPVLHYYDPFTHALGQLDLDEPIVQGFLMHVQQNLPVMEGVLLWLIAHPARTEAKYENAESLVWRDAGALIQQIQLTATALGLGSCPIGTLGVPFEQQLFGNIGRTIAAGGIVVGNLEL; this is encoded by the coding sequence ATGAATTACAACAAACTGGTAATGCTTAATCCAACGCCTAAACAGCATGAAGAACTTGTTCCCGGATTTAATTATCCTATTAAAAGCCGTATTAAATTAGCGCGTCCTGAAAATAATGCCGCTGATTTTTTTGAGTTGATCCGGCAAAGGTCTTCAATCAGAACTTTTAAGAAATTAAAGCCAGGCGATCTTGATCAGTTGCTTTGGTATTCCGCTAAGGCTTTCAGCGTGGATATCAACGATCGCGGCTATATCCTTTCTCACCGGCCGGTGCCGTCTGCCGGCGCACGGCATCCTATCGATATCCTGGTATGTCTGGATGTTTCACGCCCCGTGCTGCATTATTATGATCCTTTTACACACGCGCTTGGTCAGTTAGACTTGGATGAACCTATTGTTCAAGGTTTTTTGATGCATGTACAGCAGAATTTGCCAGTTATGGAGGGCGTGTTGCTGTGGCTGATCGCGCATCCCGCGAGAACGGAGGCGAAATATGAAAACGCGGAAAGCCTGGTCTGGCGTGACGCAGGTGCATTGATTCAGCAAATTCAATTAACAGCTACTGCTTTAGGGCTGGGTAGTTGCCCTATAGGTACTTTAGGTGTACCATTTGAACAGCAGTTATTTGGGAACATAGGTAGAACAATTGCTGCTGGAGGAATTGTAGTTGGAAATTTGGAATTGTAG
- a CDS encoding type IV toxin-antitoxin system AbiEi family antitoxin, producing the protein MEEQVIYRVIQVLQEKTGLKGRWYARTGKKDIDGQLELKADRQKQTFPVEFKKEVKPIHFPAFQQLREEHGDLVVIAETIYPGIRAQMRNLGLNYIDVAGNCYLKKNDWFFLIDGFKTEIVIPVKKDRAFNKTGLLLVFHFLNDENYLNATYRQMADDYDIALGNINYIITSLKEQGYIIQQGKKTLRLTQKKRLLDEWIPAYEEKLKPLLKIGDYRFINGNEKEWEKIPITDYETQWGGEPAAKLLTAYLKPGKLIFYTTASKTDLLKKYKLVPQDNGVLGIYKKFWKFNAGPMDTVPPILVYADLINTGDPRNLETAKKLYDGLLKDQF; encoded by the coding sequence ATGGAAGAGCAGGTCATCTATAGAGTCATACAAGTACTGCAGGAGAAAACCGGGCTTAAAGGACGGTGGTATGCCCGTACAGGTAAGAAAGATATAGATGGACAACTGGAGCTCAAAGCAGATAGACAAAAACAGACATTTCCGGTCGAGTTTAAGAAAGAAGTAAAACCAATTCATTTTCCAGCATTTCAACAACTCCGCGAGGAACACGGGGATCTCGTCGTTATTGCCGAAACCATCTATCCTGGAATCAGGGCGCAAATGCGCAATTTAGGTCTAAATTATATCGATGTGGCTGGCAACTGCTATCTAAAGAAAAATGACTGGTTCTTTTTAATTGATGGATTTAAAACAGAAATTGTAATTCCGGTAAAAAAAGACCGGGCATTTAATAAAACCGGCTTACTGTTGGTTTTTCATTTTTTAAACGATGAAAACTACCTCAACGCCACTTACCGGCAAATGGCGGATGATTATGACATCGCTCTTGGCAATATTAATTACATCATTACCAGCCTGAAAGAGCAAGGGTACATCATTCAGCAAGGAAAAAAAACCCTACGGCTGACTCAAAAGAAACGATTGCTGGACGAATGGATCCCCGCTTATGAAGAAAAACTTAAGCCCTTGCTTAAAATAGGCGACTATCGTTTTATTAACGGCAATGAAAAAGAGTGGGAAAAAATACCCATTACGGATTATGAAACCCAATGGGGCGGCGAGCCCGCAGCTAAATTACTGACAGCCTATCTGAAACCAGGTAAACTTATTTTTTACACAACAGCGAGCAAAACAGACCTGTTAAAAAAATATAAACTGGTTCCCCAGGATAATGGCGTACTCGGCATTTATAAAAAGTTTTGGAAATTCAATGCAGGACCTATGGATACGGTACCGCCCATATTGGTATATGCAGACCTGATCAATACGGGTGATCCCCGGAATTTAGAAACCGCAAAAAAGCTTTACGATGGATTACTTAAAGATCAATTTTGA
- a CDS encoding nucleotidyl transferase AbiEii/AbiGii toxin family protein — translation MDYLKINFEAMRFGPMRPTFDALERTFRKFNIDFYLIGAFARDLWLNHLEVLPERRTTLDVDFCVYIKSQQDFHALKLHLSQEEKFIADDEPYRMHAPDQTIIDLIPFGGIEQGHSVYLDGNPPMELSVFGNLQVLEHAEEIYLNDQTFKVCTLPGLCILKLIASHEKPERLEKDLGDFYYILDNYFEIAADTLYNGNHDDLIDNDFDPHVAAAKVLGRQLLPILKESSALATLFKRILNKLLGRFNAGEIDEMYVYEPNDLQIKRLKLISSLLGEIDGSVESFTGKN, via the coding sequence ATGGATTACTTAAAGATCAATTTTGAAGCCATGCGGTTTGGTCCGATGCGGCCAACATTCGATGCACTGGAGCGTACTTTCCGGAAATTCAACATTGATTTTTATCTTATTGGTGCTTTTGCGCGTGATTTGTGGCTGAATCATTTAGAGGTATTGCCGGAACGGCGTACTACTTTAGATGTTGACTTTTGTGTTTATATTAAAAGCCAGCAAGATTTCCACGCTTTGAAGTTGCACTTAAGCCAAGAAGAAAAATTTATTGCGGACGACGAGCCTTACCGGATGCACGCCCCGGATCAAACCATTATCGACCTGATTCCCTTTGGCGGTATAGAACAAGGGCATAGTGTATATCTGGACGGAAACCCACCAATGGAGCTCTCAGTTTTCGGCAATCTGCAAGTACTGGAACACGCTGAAGAAATTTATCTGAATGACCAAACCTTTAAGGTTTGTACACTGCCCGGTTTGTGTATTTTAAAGCTGATCGCGAGTCATGAGAAACCGGAGCGGCTTGAAAAAGATTTGGGTGATTTTTATTACATCCTCGATAATTACTTTGAGATCGCCGCGGACACACTGTATAATGGAAATCACGATGACCTAATCGACAATGACTTCGATCCGCATGTTGCCGCCGCTAAAGTGCTGGGACGACAGTTGCTGCCAATCCTCAAGGAGTCCTCGGCTTTAGCCACGTTGTTCAAACGCATTTTGAACAAACTATTGGGACGATTCAACGCAGGCGAAATTGATGAAATGTATGTCTATGAACCCAATGACCTGCAAATCAAACGCCTGAAATTAATCAGCAGTTTGCTCGGGGAAATCGATGGGAGTGTGGAAAGTTTTACGGGCAAAAACTAA